A stretch of DNA from Pseudomonas sp. HN11:
CAGGTCGAGGCCCTCATTAAAGAGTGGAAACCCGACGCCGTAGTGGTCGGCCTGCCGTTGAACATGGACGGCACTCCCAGCGACATGTGCCTGCGCGCCGAAAAATTCGCCCGCCGCCTCAATGGCCGCTACAACCTGCCCTTCTATACCCACGACGAGCGCCTCACCACCTTTGAAGCCAAAGGCGAGCGGCGTGACCGTGGCGGGCAGAAAGGCAGCTACCGCGACAATCCCGTGGACGCCATCGCCGCCGCCCTGCTGTTGCAGGGATGGCTGGATGAAAACACCGCTTTATTTGAATCCTGACTGACGCGGCTTGCCGCGTCTTTTTACGTTTGAGCCCGGACCTTGCCTGCGCCAAGGTCCTGAAGGAGCCTGCATGAGCCTGCCGAACCCCACCGAACTGATCAGCCAGATGGCCACCCGCCTCACGGCTCATCTGCAACACCGCAAAATCAGCGAGCCACGCTTCATCGGCATTCGCACCGGCGGTGTGTGGGTGGCCCAGGCGCTGTTGGAAGCATTGGGCAGCGACTCGCCACTCGGTACCCTCGACGTGTCCTTTTACCGTGACGATTTCAGCCAGAACGGCCTGCACCCACAAGTACGCCCGTCGGCGCTGCCGTTCGAGATCGAAGGCCAGCACCTGGTGCTGATCGACGACGTGCTGATGAGCGGCCGCACCATCCGCGCCGCCATGAACGAATTGTTCGATTACGGCCGACCGGCCAGCGTGACCCTGGTGTGCCTGCTGGACCTGGATGCCGGCGAACTGCCGATCAGCCCGGATGTAGTCGGCGCCACACTGTCGCTGGAGGCCCACCAGCGGGTAAAATTGTCCGGTCCCACGCCGCTCGAACTCGAACTGCAAGACCTCGCCCTTTAAACCGCCTTGTAAAGAGTCCCCGCGATGACGCCTCTAGATGCCAAGCGCCCGCTGCAGCTCAATGCTCAGGGCCAGTTGCAACATTTCTTGTCCCTCGACGGTTTGCCCCGCGAACTGCTCACCGAAATCCTCGACACCGCCGACTCGTTCCTTGAAGTCGGTGGCCGCGCGGTGAAGAAGGTCCCGCTGCTGCGCGGCAAGACCATCTGCAATGTGTTCTTCGAGAACTCCACGCGCACCCGCACCACCTTTGAACTGGCGGCCCAGCGGCTGTCGGCCGACGTGATCACGCTGAACGTGTCCACCTCATCGGCAAGCAAGGGCGAAACCCTGCTCGACACCCTGCGCAACCTGGAAGCCATGGCCGCCGACATGTTCGTGGTGCGCCACGGCGACTCCGGCGCCGCGCACTTCATCGCCGAACACGTGTGCCCGCAAGTGGCAATCATCAACGGCGGCGACGGCCGTCACGCCCACCCGACCCAGGGCATGCTCGACATGCTCACCATCCGTCGGCACAAGGGCAGCTTTGAAAACCTCTCGGTGACCATCGTCGGCGACATCCTGCACTCGCGGGTTGCGCGCTCGAACATGCTGGCCCTCAAAGCCCTGGGTTGCCCGGATATCCGCGTGATCGCACCAAAAACCCTGCTGCCGATCGGCATCGAGCAGTACGGCGTGAAGGTCTACACCGACATGGCCGCAGGCCTCAAGGATGTGGACGTGGTGATCATGCTGCGCCTGCAACGTGAGCGCATGGCCGGTGGCCTGCTGCCGAGCGAAGGCGAGTTCTACCGCTTGTTCGGCCTGACCACTGCGCGCCTGGCCGGCGCCAAGCCGGATGCCATCGTCATGCACCCGGGCCCGATCAACCGTGGGGTGGAGATTGAGTCGGCGGTGGCCGACGGCCCTCAGTCGGTGATCCTGAACCAGGTCACCTACGGCATCGCCGTCCGCATGGCCGTGCTGTCCATGGCCATGAGCGGGCAAACCGCGCAACGTCAATTCGAGCAGGAGAACGCCCAGTGAAGCTCAGCATTCTTGGCGCTCGCGTCATCGATCCGGCCAGTGGCCTGGATCAAGTTACTGATCTGCACTTGGAAGCCGGCAAGCTTATCGCCATCGGCGCCGCCCCGGCGGGTTTCAGCGCGACTGAAACCATCGACGCCAAAGGCCTGGTGGCCGCACCTGGCCTGGTCGACCTGAATGTCGCCCTGCGCGAGCCGGGTTACAGCCGCAAGGGCAACATCACCAGCGAAACCCGCGCTGCCGCGGCCGGTGGCGTAACCAGCCTGTGCTGCCCGCCGCACACCAAGCCGATCCTCGACACTTCGGCCGTGACCGAGCTGATCCTCGACCGCGCCCGTGAAGCCGGCAATTGCAAGGTGTTCCCTATAGGCGCCCTGAGCAAAGGCCTGGAAGGTGAACAACTCGCCGAGCTGATCGCCCTGCGCGATGCCGGTTGCGTGGCCTTCGGTAATGGCCTGGAAAGCTTTCGCAGCACTCGCACGCTGTTGCGTGCCCTGGAATACGCAGCCACCTTCGACCTGACGGTGATTTTCCATTCCCAGGACCGCGATCTGGCCGAAGGCGGCCTGGCCCATGAAGGCGCCGTGGCCAGCTTCCTCGGCCTGCCGGGCATTCCGGAAACCGCCGAGACCGTGGCCCTGGCCCGTGACCTGCTGCTGGTGGAGCAAAGCGGCGTGCGCGCGCACTTCAGCCAATTGACCAGCGCTCGCGGCGTGGCGCTGATCGCCCAGGCTCAGGACCGTGGTTTGCCGGTGACGGCGGACGTGGCGCTGTATCAGCTGATACTGACGGACGAAGCACTGATCGACTTCTCCAGCCTGTATCACGTGCAGCCGCCCCTGCGCACACTGGCCGACCGCGAAGGTTTACGCGCGGCGGTCAAGTCCGGTGTGGTCTCGGCGATTTCCAGCCATCACCAGCCCCATGAGCGGGATGCCAAGCTGGCCCCGTTTGGCGCGACAGAGCCGGGCATCAGCAGTGTCGAACTGTTGCTGCCGCTGGCG
This window harbors:
- the pyrR gene encoding bifunctional pyr operon transcriptional regulator/uracil phosphoribosyltransferase PyrR, which codes for MSLPNPTELISQMATRLTAHLQHRKISEPRFIGIRTGGVWVAQALLEALGSDSPLGTLDVSFYRDDFSQNGLHPQVRPSALPFEIEGQHLVLIDDVLMSGRTIRAAMNELFDYGRPASVTLVCLLDLDAGELPISPDVVGATLSLEAHQRVKLSGPTPLELELQDLAL
- the ruvX gene encoding Holliday junction resolvase RuvX, yielding MALRLILGFDYGTKQIGVAVGQVITGQARELCTLKAQNGIPDWNQVEALIKEWKPDAVVVGLPLNMDGTPSDMCLRAEKFARRLNGRYNLPFYTHDERLTTFEAKGERRDRGGQKGSYRDNPVDAIAAALLLQGWLDENTALFES
- a CDS encoding dihydroorotase, whose translation is MKLSILGARVIDPASGLDQVTDLHLEAGKLIAIGAAPAGFSATETIDAKGLVAAPGLVDLNVALREPGYSRKGNITSETRAAAAGGVTSLCCPPHTKPILDTSAVTELILDRAREAGNCKVFPIGALSKGLEGEQLAELIALRDAGCVAFGNGLESFRSTRTLLRALEYAATFDLTVIFHSQDRDLAEGGLAHEGAVASFLGLPGIPETAETVALARDLLLVEQSGVRAHFSQLTSARGVALIAQAQDRGLPVTADVALYQLILTDEALIDFSSLYHVQPPLRTLADREGLRAAVKSGVVSAISSHHQPHERDAKLAPFGATEPGISSVELLLPLAMTLVEDGLLDLPTLLARLSAGPAEALRLPAGKLAVGSAADLVLFDPASPTVAGEQWLSKGENCPFIGHSLPATVRYTLVDGRISYQA
- a CDS encoding aspartate carbamoyltransferase catalytic subunit; this translates as MTPLDAKRPLQLNAQGQLQHFLSLDGLPRELLTEILDTADSFLEVGGRAVKKVPLLRGKTICNVFFENSTRTRTTFELAAQRLSADVITLNVSTSSASKGETLLDTLRNLEAMAADMFVVRHGDSGAAHFIAEHVCPQVAIINGGDGRHAHPTQGMLDMLTIRRHKGSFENLSVTIVGDILHSRVARSNMLALKALGCPDIRVIAPKTLLPIGIEQYGVKVYTDMAAGLKDVDVVIMLRLQRERMAGGLLPSEGEFYRLFGLTTARLAGAKPDAIVMHPGPINRGVEIESAVADGPQSVILNQVTYGIAVRMAVLSMAMSGQTAQRQFEQENAQ